In one Cronobacter dublinensis subsp. dublinensis LMG 23823 genomic region, the following are encoded:
- a CDS encoding Hok/Gef family protein — translation MKPLKYLFACFVVFCVTILIFALINHGTLCELTIKHGNKEVAARLACSDR, via the coding sequence ATGAAGCCACTCAAATATCTGTTCGCATGTTTCGTTGTATTTTGCGTCACGATATTAATTTTCGCTTTAATTAACCACGGCACGTTATGTGAGTTAACGATAAAGCACGGAAATAAGGAGGTGGCGGCACGGCTTGCCTGCTCTGACCGGTAA
- a CDS encoding ATP-binding protein, translating into MDNLITAPLTGQHETPVNLPGLMQVLSKHLYSTPMVAIRELVQNAHDAIVRRRLEEGAADRLAEIRVTGDTQNRTIVIHDTGSGLTEQEIHDFLATVGVGYTRHLRQQDDDTGLIGMFGLGFLSAFVLAERVTVHTTSWKTPEEGWLYASASGETYSVTPATPREPGATVTLHLKDEFLYLANNKLLGDVLGRYCILMKEPLFVGDEQTAVNHLTPPWRVASQDGVALHPALRQKQNIEFASRFERAFTPLCTLLVEPSADSDAVGMLWLQDGATYGTSDNRNLSLFLRGMLLDDQARELLPPWAGFVGGVIESNRLTPTASREDLQRDVTWYATQAALTEALINGLADLAKQQPAVWRRVLVRHNEALLGAAICDDRLFDLLKDELLIPTSQGDLPVKALRQNNTLNVMLSEEGGFEEMLFRLSGRPVALGYRYAVVPFLRRWATLYGARLVEVGTSAGNEQLFALHDVSEDEAAWWSEQLRDDEECVMSSFEPATLPLVMVVNRDAELKARLEQDDADRRMSTAALMLARQFASKIEQQAPVRLYINFNNPAVKALSQAWRAGQPIAPGTTQLLKSLKIILALATGDSREYDFRQALETFSCITAQLITPTTKGSN; encoded by the coding sequence GTGGATAACCTCATTACCGCGCCATTAACAGGACAACACGAGACGCCGGTGAACTTGCCGGGGTTAATGCAGGTGCTCAGCAAACACCTTTACTCCACGCCAATGGTCGCCATTCGCGAGCTGGTGCAAAACGCGCACGACGCGATTGTCAGACGACGACTGGAAGAGGGCGCTGCGGACCGGCTTGCGGAGATCCGCGTCACGGGCGATACGCAAAACCGTACCATCGTCATACATGATACCGGCTCAGGCCTGACGGAACAGGAGATCCACGATTTCCTGGCGACCGTCGGCGTGGGTTACACCCGCCATTTACGCCAGCAGGATGACGACACCGGGCTTATCGGGATGTTTGGTCTCGGTTTCCTTTCCGCCTTTGTGCTGGCGGAGCGGGTCACGGTACACACCACCTCCTGGAAAACGCCCGAGGAAGGTTGGCTTTACGCCTCCGCCAGTGGCGAAACCTACAGCGTCACGCCCGCGACGCCGCGCGAGCCTGGCGCCACCGTCACGCTGCATCTGAAAGACGAGTTCTTATACCTGGCGAATAACAAACTGCTCGGCGACGTGCTGGGCCGCTACTGCATATTAATGAAAGAGCCGCTGTTTGTCGGCGACGAGCAGACCGCCGTCAACCACCTGACGCCGCCGTGGCGCGTGGCATCGCAGGATGGCGTGGCGCTGCACCCGGCGCTGCGTCAGAAGCAGAATATCGAATTCGCCAGCCGCTTTGAGCGCGCCTTTACCCCGCTGTGTACGCTGCTGGTCGAGCCTTCGGCTGACAGCGACGCGGTCGGCATGCTGTGGCTGCAGGATGGCGCGACGTATGGCACCAGCGATAACCGCAATCTGTCGCTCTTTCTGCGCGGCATGCTGCTTGACGATCAGGCGCGCGAGCTGCTGCCGCCCTGGGCCGGTTTCGTCGGCGGGGTTATCGAGTCTAACCGCCTGACGCCAACCGCCAGCCGCGAGGATTTACAGCGCGACGTCACCTGGTACGCCACCCAGGCGGCGCTCACCGAGGCGCTGATTAACGGCCTTGCGGATCTCGCGAAACAGCAGCCCGCCGTCTGGCGTCGTGTACTGGTGCGTCATAACGAAGCGCTCCTCGGCGCGGCCATCTGCGACGATCGTTTGTTCGATCTGCTGAAAGATGAGCTGTTGATTCCGACCTCGCAGGGCGATCTGCCGGTCAAGGCGCTGCGCCAGAACAACACCCTGAACGTGATGCTCAGCGAAGAAGGCGGCTTTGAGGAGATGCTGTTCCGTCTCTCGGGGCGTCCGGTCGCGCTGGGTTATCGTTACGCCGTGGTGCCGTTCCTGCGCCGCTGGGCCACGCTTTACGGCGCGCGCCTGGTGGAGGTCGGCACCTCGGCGGGCAACGAGCAGCTGTTCGCGCTGCATGACGTCAGCGAAGACGAAGCCGCCTGGTGGAGCGAGCAGCTGCGCGACGATGAAGAGTGCGTGATGTCCTCTTTTGAACCCGCGACGCTGCCGCTGGTGATGGTCGTCAACCGCGACGCCGAGCTGAAAGCCCGGCTGGAACAGGATGACGCCGACCGCCGCATGAGCACCGCTGCGCTGATGCTGGCGCGCCAGTTTGCCAGCAAAATCGAACAGCAGGCGCCGGTGCGGCTCTACATCAATTTTAACAATCCTGCGGTAAAAGCCTTGTCACAGGCCTGGCGCGCCGGGCAACCCATCGCGCCCGGCACCACGCAGCTGTTAAAGAGCCTCAAAATTATTCTTGCTCTGGCGACGGGAGATTCTCGTGAGTATGACTTCCGTCAGGCGCTGGAGACTTTCAGTTGCATCACCGCGCAACTTATTACACCGACAACAAAAGGAAGCAACTAA
- the gltP gene encoding glutamate/aspartate:proton symporter GltP: MKNSKISLAWQILLALVLGILLGSFLHYQADSREWLVTNLLSPAGDIFIHLIKMIVVPIVISTLVVGIAGVGDAKQLGRIGAKTILYFEVITTVAIVIGITLANVFQPGSGIDMSQLAAVDISKYQHTTEEVQSHAHGLMGTILSLVPTNIFASMAKGEMLPIIFFSVLFGLGLSSLPATHREPLVTVFRSVSETMFKVTHMVMRYAPVGVFALISVTVANFGFASLWPLAKLVILVYVAILFFALVVLGAVARMCGLRVWTLIRILKDELILAYSTASSESVLPRIIEKMEAYGAPASITSFVVPTGYSFNLDGSTLYQSIAAIFIAQLYGIELSLGQEIILVLTLMVTSKGIAGVPGVSFVVLLATLGSVGIPLEGLAFIAGVDRILDMARTALNVVGNALAVLVIAKWEHKFDRKKAQAYEREVLGRFDSTAND; encoded by the coding sequence ATGAAAAACAGTAAAATCAGCCTGGCCTGGCAGATCCTGCTGGCTCTGGTGCTGGGTATTCTTCTGGGCAGTTTTCTTCATTATCAGGCGGATAGCCGCGAATGGCTGGTCACTAATCTTCTTTCGCCCGCCGGCGACATTTTTATTCATTTGATCAAAATGATTGTGGTGCCGATTGTTATCTCCACGCTGGTGGTGGGCATTGCCGGTGTCGGTGATGCGAAACAGCTTGGACGTATCGGCGCGAAAACCATCCTCTATTTTGAAGTGATCACGACCGTCGCGATCGTCATTGGTATTACGCTTGCGAACGTGTTTCAGCCGGGCAGCGGCATCGATATGTCGCAGCTGGCGGCCGTGGATATTTCAAAATATCAGCATACGACCGAAGAGGTGCAGAGCCACGCTCACGGCCTGATGGGTACGATCCTGTCGCTGGTGCCGACCAACATTTTCGCCTCGATGGCGAAGGGCGAGATGCTGCCGATCATCTTCTTCTCGGTACTGTTCGGCTTAGGGCTGTCTTCGCTCCCGGCCACGCACCGTGAGCCGCTGGTGACCGTGTTCCGCTCTGTTTCCGAAACCATGTTTAAAGTCACCCATATGGTGATGCGTTATGCACCGGTGGGGGTGTTTGCGCTGATCTCGGTGACGGTGGCGAACTTTGGTTTCGCATCGCTGTGGCCGCTCGCCAAGCTGGTTATCCTGGTCTACGTGGCGATTCTGTTCTTCGCGCTGGTGGTGCTGGGCGCGGTCGCGCGGATGTGTGGGCTACGCGTATGGACGCTGATCCGCATCCTGAAAGATGAGCTGATCCTGGCGTACTCCACGGCGAGCTCCGAAAGCGTGCTGCCGCGTATTATCGAAAAAATGGAAGCCTACGGCGCGCCTGCGTCTATTACGAGCTTCGTGGTGCCGACCGGCTACTCGTTTAACCTCGACGGCTCAACGCTTTATCAGAGCATCGCGGCGATTTTCATCGCGCAGCTTTACGGAATTGAGCTGTCGCTGGGCCAGGAAATTATCCTGGTGCTGACGCTGATGGTGACCTCAAAAGGGATCGCCGGCGTACCGGGCGTCTCTTTTGTGGTGTTGCTGGCGACGCTTGGCAGCGTCGGTATTCCGCTGGAAGGCCTGGCCTTTATCGCGGGCGTTGACCGTATCCTCGACATGGCGCGCACCGCGCTGAACGTGGTGGGCAACGCGCTGGCGGTGCTGGTTATCGCCAAGTGGGAGCATAAATTCGACCGCAAAAAAGCGCAGGCTTATGAGCGCGAGGTGCTTGGCCGGTTCGACAGTACCGCCAACGATTAA
- the actP gene encoding cation/acetate symporter ActP encodes MMKRLLFPLLMALSPAVLADALTGNVERQPTNWQAIIMFLIFVALTLGITYWASKRTRSRSDYYTAGGNITGFQNGLAIAGDFMSAASFLGISALVYTSGYDGLIYSLGFLVGWPIILFLIAERLRNLGRYTFADVASYRLKQRPIRLLSACGSLVVVALYLIAQMVGAGKLIQLLFGLNYHIAVVLVGVLMVMYVLFGGMLATTWVQIIKAVLLLFGASFMAFMVMKHVGFSFNNLFSEAMAVHPKGSAIMSPGGLVKDPVSALSLGLGLMFGTAGLPHILMRFFTVSDAREARKSVFYATGFMGYFYILTFIIGFGAIMLVGANPAFKDAAGALIGGNNMAAVHLADAVGGNLFLGFISAVAFATILAVVAGLTLAGASAVSHDLYANVFRKGATEREELRVSKITVLVLGVVAILLGILFEKQNIAFMVGLAFSIAASCNFPIILLSMYWSKLTTRGAMIGGWLGLLTAVILMVLGPTVWVQVLGHSAPVFPYEYPALFSIAVAFIGIWIFSATDNSPEGNLEREQFRAQFIRSQTGLGIEQGRSH; translated from the coding sequence ATGATGAAAAGGCTACTTTTTCCGCTGCTGATGGCGCTGTCGCCTGCCGTCCTGGCGGATGCGCTCACCGGCAATGTCGAACGTCAGCCGACTAACTGGCAGGCGATTATCATGTTCCTCATTTTCGTGGCGCTGACGCTTGGCATCACGTACTGGGCCTCCAAACGCACCCGCTCGCGCAGCGATTATTACACCGCGGGCGGCAACATTACCGGCTTCCAGAACGGCCTGGCGATTGCGGGCGACTTTATGTCCGCCGCGTCTTTTCTGGGGATTTCCGCGCTGGTTTACACCTCCGGCTATGACGGGCTGATTTACTCGCTGGGCTTCCTGGTGGGCTGGCCGATCATCCTGTTTTTAATCGCCGAGCGGTTGCGCAACCTCGGGCGTTACACCTTTGCGGATGTCGCTTCTTACCGCCTCAAACAGCGGCCCATTCGTTTGCTCTCCGCCTGCGGCTCGCTGGTGGTGGTAGCGCTCTATCTCATCGCGCAGATGGTTGGCGCGGGTAAGCTGATTCAGCTGCTGTTCGGCCTTAACTACCACATCGCCGTGGTGCTGGTCGGTGTGCTGATGGTGATGTACGTGCTCTTCGGCGGTATGCTGGCGACCACCTGGGTGCAGATAATCAAAGCCGTGCTGCTGCTGTTCGGCGCAAGCTTTATGGCCTTTATGGTGATGAAGCATGTCGGCTTTAGCTTTAATAATCTGTTCTCAGAGGCGATGGCGGTACACCCGAAAGGCAGCGCGATTATGAGCCCTGGCGGCCTGGTGAAAGATCCGGTCTCCGCCCTCTCGCTGGGCCTCGGCCTGATGTTCGGCACCGCCGGTCTGCCGCATATTCTGATGCGTTTCTTCACGGTTAGCGATGCCCGCGAGGCGCGTAAGAGCGTCTTTTACGCCACCGGTTTTATGGGTTACTTCTACATTCTGACCTTTATCATCGGTTTCGGCGCCATCATGCTGGTGGGCGCGAATCCGGCGTTTAAAGACGCTGCCGGCGCGCTGATTGGCGGCAACAACATGGCGGCGGTGCATCTGGCCGACGCGGTGGGCGGCAATCTGTTCCTGGGCTTTATCTCGGCGGTCGCCTTCGCCACCATTCTCGCGGTAGTCGCGGGGCTGACGCTTGCGGGCGCTTCGGCGGTGTCGCACGACCTCTACGCCAACGTGTTCCGCAAGGGCGCGACCGAACGTGAAGAGCTGCGGGTCTCGAAAATTACCGTACTGGTGCTCGGCGTGGTGGCGATTCTGCTCGGCATTCTGTTTGAGAAGCAGAATATCGCGTTCATGGTGGGTCTCGCGTTCTCTATTGCCGCCAGCTGTAACTTCCCGATAATCCTGCTGTCGATGTACTGGTCGAAGCTGACCACGCGCGGTGCGATGATTGGCGGCTGGCTGGGTCTGCTGACGGCGGTGATCCTGATGGTGCTGGGTCCGACCGTCTGGGTACAGGTGCTCGGCCATAGTGCGCCGGTGTTCCCATATGAGTACCCGGCGCTGTTCTCCATTGCCGTGGCGTTTATCGGAATCTGGATCTTCTCCGCGACCGACAACAGCCCGGAAGGGAATCTGGAGCGCGAGCAGTTCCGCGCGCAGTTTATCCGCTCGCAGACCGGTCTTGGCATCGAACAGGGCCGCTCGCACTAA
- the acs gene encoding acetate--CoA ligase, with protein sequence MSQIHKHPIPATIAERCLITTEQYEEKYQQSVHDPDAFWGEQGKILDWITPYQKVKNTSFAPGNVSIKWYEDGTLNLAANCLDRHLNERGDQTAIIWEGDDATQSKHITYRELHRDVCRFANTLTTLGIKKGDVVAIYMPMVAEAAVAMLACARIGAVHSVIFGGFSPEAVAGRIIDSSARLVITADEGVRAGRAIPLKKNVDDALKNPGVTSVEHVVVFKRTGGAIDWHEGRDLWWNELVEKASAHHQPVEMNAEDPLFILYTSGSTGKPKGVLHTTGGYLVYAATTFLYAFDYHPGDIYWCTADVGWVTGHSYLLYGPLACGATTLMFEGVPNWPSANRMAQVVDKHKVNILYTAPTAIRALMAEGDKAIDGTDRSSLRILGSVGEPINPEAWEWYWKKIGNEKCPVIDTWWQTETGGFMITPLPGATELKAGSATRPFFGVQPALVDNEGNPQQGATEGNLVITDSWPGQARTLFGDHERFEQTYFSTFKNMYFSGDGARRDEDGYYWITGRVDDVLNVSGHRLGTAEIESALVSHPKIAEAAVVGIPHSIKGQAIYAYVTLNHGEEPSAELYSEVRNWVRKEIGPLATPDVLHWTDSLPKTRSGKIMRRILRKIAAGDTSNLGDTSTLADPGVVEKLLEEKQSIAMPS encoded by the coding sequence ATGAGCCAAATCCATAAACACCCTATTCCCGCAACTATCGCGGAACGCTGCCTGATAACAACGGAACAGTACGAAGAGAAATATCAGCAGTCCGTGCATGACCCTGACGCGTTCTGGGGTGAGCAAGGTAAAATCCTCGACTGGATAACGCCCTACCAGAAGGTGAAAAACACCTCCTTCGCCCCCGGCAATGTCTCTATTAAATGGTACGAAGATGGCACGCTGAACCTCGCGGCGAACTGTCTTGACCGTCATCTTAACGAGCGCGGCGACCAGACCGCGATCATTTGGGAAGGCGATGACGCCACCCAGAGCAAGCACATCACCTATCGCGAACTGCATCGCGATGTCTGCCGCTTCGCCAACACGCTGACCACGCTTGGCATCAAGAAAGGCGACGTTGTCGCTATCTATATGCCGATGGTGGCGGAAGCCGCGGTCGCCATGCTCGCCTGCGCCCGCATTGGCGCGGTGCATTCGGTCATTTTCGGCGGCTTTTCGCCGGAGGCGGTCGCCGGGCGCATTATCGACTCCAGCGCCCGTCTGGTTATTACCGCGGACGAAGGTGTGCGCGCCGGCCGCGCGATCCCGCTTAAGAAAAACGTCGATGACGCGCTGAAAAACCCGGGCGTAACCAGCGTTGAACATGTGGTGGTGTTTAAACGCACCGGCGGCGCGATCGACTGGCATGAAGGGCGCGATCTCTGGTGGAACGAGCTGGTCGAGAAAGCCAGCGCGCACCACCAGCCGGTAGAAATGAACGCCGAAGATCCGCTGTTCATCCTCTATACCTCCGGCTCAACCGGCAAACCGAAAGGGGTACTGCACACCACTGGCGGTTATCTGGTGTATGCCGCAACCACCTTCCTCTACGCTTTCGACTACCATCCGGGCGATATCTACTGGTGCACCGCGGATGTTGGCTGGGTCACCGGTCATAGCTATCTGCTCTACGGGCCGCTCGCGTGCGGCGCGACCACGCTGATGTTTGAAGGCGTACCGAACTGGCCTTCCGCCAACCGCATGGCGCAGGTGGTGGATAAGCATAAGGTCAATATTCTCTACACCGCGCCGACGGCCATTCGCGCGCTGATGGCGGAAGGCGATAAAGCCATCGACGGCACCGACCGCTCGTCGCTGCGCATTCTCGGCTCGGTGGGCGAGCCCATCAACCCGGAAGCCTGGGAGTGGTACTGGAAGAAAATCGGCAACGAAAAATGTCCGGTTATCGACACCTGGTGGCAGACCGAAACCGGCGGCTTCATGATAACGCCGCTACCGGGCGCGACCGAACTGAAGGCCGGTTCCGCCACGCGTCCGTTCTTCGGCGTGCAGCCTGCGCTGGTGGATAACGAAGGCAACCCGCAACAGGGCGCTACCGAAGGCAATCTGGTGATCACTGACTCCTGGCCTGGTCAGGCGCGTACGCTGTTCGGCGATCACGAGCGCTTTGAGCAGACCTATTTCTCAACCTTTAAAAACATGTACTTCAGCGGCGACGGCGCGCGTCGCGACGAAGATGGCTACTACTGGATAACCGGTCGCGTGGATGACGTGCTGAACGTCTCCGGCCATCGTCTCGGCACGGCAGAGATCGAATCTGCGCTGGTGTCGCACCCGAAAATCGCCGAAGCCGCCGTGGTCGGCATTCCGCACAGCATTAAAGGCCAGGCGATTTACGCTTACGTGACGCTGAACCACGGCGAAGAGCCGTCGGCGGAGCTCTACAGCGAAGTGCGCAACTGGGTGCGCAAAGAGATTGGCCCGCTGGCGACGCCGGACGTGCTGCACTGGACTGATTCGCTGCCGAAAACCCGTTCCGGCAAAATCATGCGCCGCATTTTGCGCAAAATCGCCGCGGGCGATACCAGCAACCTCGGCGATACCTCAACGCTTGCCGATCCTGGCGTGGTGGAAAAACTGCTCGAAGAGAAACAGTCCATCGCGATGCCGTCATAA
- a CDS encoding DUF485 domain-containing protein, whose protein sequence is MNNDICQQIENSAPYRELIHKRQRFAFTLSIIMLIIYVGFILLIAFAPGWLGTPLSPGSSVTRGIPIGIGVILISFILTGVYVWRANSEFDRLTRAVLKEVQS, encoded by the coding sequence ATGAATAACGATATTTGTCAGCAGATAGAGAACAGTGCGCCTTACAGGGAGTTAATTCATAAACGGCAACGGTTTGCCTTCACCCTTTCCATCATCATGCTGATTATCTACGTCGGCTTTATCCTGCTTATCGCCTTCGCGCCGGGCTGGCTTGGCACGCCGCTCTCGCCTGGCAGCAGCGTGACGCGCGGCATTCCGATAGGCATCGGAGTGATCCTGATTTCGTTTATTCTCACGGGCGTCTATGTCTGGCGCGCCAATAGCGAATTTGACCGCCTGACCCGTGCGGTGCTCAAAGAGGTGCAGTCATGA